The following coding sequences lie in one Methylotuvimicrobium alcaliphilum 20Z genomic window:
- a CDS encoding putative O-glycosylation ligase, exosortase A system-associated yields MRDLVTAIIIFSSFPFTLKHTYIGVLVWSWIGYMNPHRLGWGFARDFPFAYLVAIVTLVSFLFNKEKKTFPKYGIVYVWFMFLGWMGLTTITAISTDISLIQLEKVAKIQLFIVLTMLMFADLERLTKLIWVIALSLCYFGVKGGLFTISHGGSFIVWGPPGTFIEGNNELALAILMVIPFMNYLRFINQNKWIKQGLIVAMVLMAASSLGSQSRGALLAASAMLLLFWWKSKSKIITGIFAVILAITLISFMPDTWHNRMGTIETYQEDTSAMGRINAWIASYNLAKDRFMGAGFNGILIGPVFHQYAPENSKKLVAHSIYFQVLGDHGFVGLFLFLLLGFLTWTTGSKTIKRTRGIKELENLNMLARMTQVSLLAYATGGAFLSLPYFDLYYHLVVITILCRYLADQHKAKSLSQENMKKRQLYINNPS; encoded by the coding sequence ATGCGTGATCTTGTAACAGCTATAATTATTTTTTCATCATTTCCCTTTACGTTGAAACATACCTATATTGGCGTTTTGGTTTGGTCTTGGATTGGCTACATGAATCCTCATCGTTTGGGCTGGGGGTTTGCAAGAGATTTTCCATTCGCTTATTTGGTTGCAATAGTTACCTTAGTTTCTTTTTTGTTTAATAAAGAAAAGAAAACATTTCCTAAATACGGAATCGTTTATGTTTGGTTTATGTTTCTAGGTTGGATGGGTTTGACCACCATAACAGCCATTTCAACAGATATTTCTTTGATACAATTAGAAAAAGTTGCCAAAATACAATTGTTTATTGTTTTGACTATGCTTATGTTTGCCGATTTAGAACGCTTGACTAAGTTAATTTGGGTTATCGCTTTATCTTTGTGCTACTTCGGTGTTAAAGGTGGTTTATTTACAATTAGTCATGGTGGGAGTTTTATTGTATGGGGGCCTCCTGGGACTTTTATTGAAGGAAACAATGAATTAGCTTTAGCGATATTGATGGTTATACCGTTTATGAATTATTTGCGTTTCATTAATCAAAACAAATGGATAAAACAAGGGTTAATTGTGGCTATGGTTTTGATGGCTGCATCATCTCTGGGTTCCCAATCACGAGGTGCCTTACTGGCTGCTTCTGCAATGCTTCTATTGTTTTGGTGGAAATCAAAAAGCAAAATTATTACTGGTATATTTGCGGTAATCCTTGCTATTACATTAATTAGTTTTATGCCGGATACTTGGCATAATCGCATGGGTACGATTGAAACATATCAAGAAGATACATCCGCTATGGGAAGAATCAATGCGTGGATTGCAAGTTATAATTTGGCAAAAGACCGGTTTATGGGCGCGGGATTTAATGGAATATTGATTGGTCCTGTTTTTCATCAATACGCCCCTGAAAATAGTAAAAAATTAGTTGCACACAGTATTTATTTTCAGGTGTTAGGTGACCATGGTTTTGTGGGATTGTTTCTTTTTTTATTATTAGGGTTTTTAACCTGGACAACCGGATCAAAAACGATCAAAAGAACTCGAGGAATAAAAGAATTGGAAAACTTAAATATGTTAGCAAGAATGACCCAGGTAAGTCTTTTAGCGTATGCGACTGGCGGTGCTTTTTTAAGTTTACCTTATTTTGATTTATACTATCATTTGGTCGTAATTACTATATTATGTCGATATTTGGCTGATCAGCATAAAGCAAAAAGTCTAAGTCAAGAAAATATGAAAAAAAGACAGTTGTATATCAACAATCCATCATAA
- a CDS encoding phenylacetate--CoA ligase family protein, with amino-acid sequence MTSKRLYPHQREIIEQVFACPVANAYGGRDAGFIAHECPEGGRHITSEDIIVEIIGNDGNPLPVGEAGEIKITHLATHDFPFIRYRTGDIGALSDERCRCGRGLPLLKEIRGRTTDFVVDEDGTVIHGLALFYVLRDMKGVESFKIIQLDLEHTLVQVVAGKKFDSEVSIQKITTEFKKRQGKGVEIGVEFVDEIPKVQSGKFRSVISHVNP; translated from the coding sequence GTGACATCGAAAAGACTCTATCCTCATCAACGAGAAATAATCGAGCAGGTATTCGCATGCCCGGTAGCCAATGCCTACGGTGGCCGCGATGCCGGGTTCATCGCGCATGAATGTCCTGAGGGCGGTAGGCACATTACCTCCGAAGACATCATCGTCGAAATTATCGGCAACGACGGCAATCCGTTACCGGTCGGCGAAGCGGGGGAAATCAAGATTACGCATTTGGCCACTCACGACTTTCCCTTCATCCGTTACCGGACCGGCGACATCGGCGCCTTGTCGGACGAAAGGTGCCGTTGCGGAAGAGGGTTGCCACTGTTGAAAGAAATACGGGGCCGGACGACCGATTTTGTCGTGGACGAAGACGGCACGGTCATTCATGGGTTGGCCTTGTTCTATGTCTTGCGCGATATGAAGGGAGTCGAGTCCTTCAAGATCATTCAACTGGATTTAGAGCACACGCTCGTACAAGTCGTTGCCGGCAAGAAATTCGATAGCGAGGTAAGTATACAGAAAATAACGACTGAATTTAAAAAACGGCAAGGGAAGGGGGTTGAAATTGGCGTCGAGTTCGTTGACGAAATTCCGAAGGTGCAATCGGGTAAGTTTCGGTCTGTCATCAGTCATGTTAACCCATAG
- a CDS encoding capsular polysaccharide biosynthesis protein CapK, whose translation MDFYTQTVSSLLFPFHERLKQHDTVKIRKEMEKTQWYRPEEIKKLQLERLKMFLTDVGQNVSYYQQQFKMQGFSPESITSLDDLRQLSLTDKPFIRKHADQLKANDAYGLARLNTGSSGEPLIFFIGKKRISHDVAAKWGATRWWNVDIGDPEVVIWGSPIELGAQDKIRLFRDKLLRTKLLPPCEMSVEKVNGFIRQIQNMLLFGYPSALAHIATQAKKNKPKAGSSRH comes from the coding sequence ATGGATTTCTACACTCAAACCGTTTCAAGCCTTTTATTTCCCTTTCATGAAAGGCTGAAACAACACGATACCGTTAAAATCCGAAAAGAAATGGAAAAAACGCAATGGTATCGGCCGGAAGAAATAAAAAAGCTGCAATTAGAGCGCTTAAAAATGTTCCTTACCGATGTCGGCCAAAACGTTTCCTACTATCAACAACAATTCAAGATGCAAGGTTTCTCTCCTGAGTCGATCACTTCATTGGACGATTTAAGACAGCTTTCACTAACTGACAAGCCATTTATCAGAAAACATGCCGACCAGCTCAAGGCAAACGACGCGTACGGATTGGCGCGATTAAATACCGGTTCTTCCGGCGAGCCGCTTATTTTTTTCATCGGCAAAAAACGGATCAGCCATGATGTGGCCGCGAAATGGGGGGCTACTCGATGGTGGAATGTCGACATTGGTGATCCAGAAGTCGTCATTTGGGGATCACCTATTGAACTGGGGGCTCAAGACAAAATCCGGCTTTTCAGGGATAAATTATTAAGAACAAAATTATTGCCGCCATGCGAAATGTCTGTCGAAAAAGTCAACGGATTCATTAGGCAGATTCAAAACATGCTGCTGTTTGGCTATCCCTCGGCATTGGCACACATCGCCACGCAAGCGAAAAAAAACAAGCCAAAAGCTGGATCATCTCGGCATTAA
- a CDS encoding glycosyltransferase family 4 protein, translating into MSKIRIIMAGPMPPAIGGMATVLQDLQNSSLSKLFELEFFNTYKTTPQDRSLFVAIKSKLSLWKKWCVLLNNRDKSIAHIHTCSGFTFFLDGVLVCLSKMLSVPVVIHIHGARFDQFLKNLNPFLLMIVRWIFARCSKIIVLSEYWESTLKKIIGNYQFRIVQNGVPIYSQLPERLDHTGKVDILFLGNLCQRKGVFDLVSAMEYVDGAVLNLVGGEEDVGVIQKISEQINASNLEDKISFHGPQYGEEKNRFIVKADIFVLPSYAEGLPISLLEAMAMGLPVIVTPVGSIPSVVRNNHEGIFVEAGDIEGIANAINKLVKDEALRLRMGSLARSRCEEQFGIEKTVAKLLSIYSEIY; encoded by the coding sequence ATGTCAAAAATTAGAATAATTATGGCGGGCCCTATGCCACCAGCTATAGGTGGTATGGCAACCGTGTTGCAGGATTTACAAAATTCCAGTTTATCAAAACTATTTGAGCTAGAATTCTTTAATACATATAAAACGACGCCACAAGATCGAAGTCTTTTTGTCGCAATAAAAAGTAAACTATCACTTTGGAAAAAATGGTGTGTATTACTAAATAATCGAGATAAATCGATTGCTCATATTCATACCTGCAGCGGTTTTACTTTTTTTTTAGATGGTGTTTTAGTCTGTTTGTCAAAAATGTTGTCTGTGCCGGTTGTAATTCATATACATGGAGCAAGATTTGATCAATTTTTGAAAAATTTAAACCCTTTTTTATTAATGATTGTACGATGGATATTTGCTCGCTGCAGCAAAATCATTGTGCTATCAGAGTATTGGGAATCTACATTAAAGAAAATCATAGGGAATTATCAGTTTAGAATTGTACAAAATGGGGTGCCGATTTATTCACAGTTACCAGAACGATTAGATCATACTGGTAAAGTAGATATTCTTTTTTTAGGTAACCTTTGTCAGCGTAAAGGGGTTTTTGATTTAGTTTCGGCTATGGAGTATGTCGATGGTGCAGTGTTAAATCTAGTGGGAGGTGAGGAAGACGTTGGTGTTATCCAAAAAATTTCGGAGCAAATCAATGCATCTAATCTAGAGGATAAAATATCCTTTCATGGACCTCAATACGGAGAGGAAAAGAATAGATTCATTGTAAAAGCCGATATTTTTGTACTGCCTTCTTACGCAGAAGGACTGCCTATATCCCTTCTCGAAGCAATGGCCATGGGCTTGCCGGTTATTGTTACACCCGTTGGAAGCATTCCTTCGGTAGTTAGAAATAATCATGAAGGAATATTTGTTGAGGCGGGTGATATAGAAGGAATTGCAAACGCCATAAACAAACTAGTTAAAGATGAGGCGCTAAGATTACGTATGGGTAGCTTGGCTAGATCTCGTTGTGAGGAGCAATTTGGTATTGAGAAAACAGTTGCTAAGTTATTATCTATATATTCCGAGATTTATTAA
- a CDS encoding TIGR03088 family PEP-CTERM/XrtA system glycosyltransferase: protein MKSVESPLIAHVIYKLTTGGLENGLVNLINTIPKNKYRHAIICMTNYTDFKNRILRDDVEIYCLNKKEGKDLKVFFNLYKLFCSIKPDILHTRNLSGLEAQLPGFLAGIKGRVHGEHGRDVDDLDGRHFRYTLLRRFYRLFIQCYIPMSRDLERWLVDHIKVSQKKVSHIYNGVDEKKFHPKKQKRSDLLPNSFQDSELIVIGTVGRQEPVKAPEMLLNSFIEMIKLFPEEKETIRLVFVGTGSLHERLKLIAQQNDVDKLIWFAGDRSDVDQLLQHFDIFVLPSLNEGISNTILEAMASGLPVIATKVGGNTELILDNQTGFLVEKQNIGTMAEKIKFYLDNPEIRMQHGKNARRLCEEKFSLNRMVMDYMSLYDQIIEKYVKN from the coding sequence ATGAAATCTGTAGAATCACCATTAATTGCTCATGTAATATATAAATTAACTACAGGCGGTTTGGAAAATGGCCTTGTTAATTTGATTAATACAATTCCTAAAAATAAATATAGACATGCAATCATATGTATGACAAATTATACTGATTTCAAAAATCGAATTTTGCGAGATGATGTAGAAATATACTGCTTAAATAAAAAAGAAGGTAAAGATTTAAAGGTATTTTTTAATTTATATAAACTTTTTTGTTCTATAAAACCTGATATCCTACATACTAGGAATTTATCAGGGTTAGAAGCCCAACTACCAGGATTTTTAGCAGGAATAAAAGGAAGAGTACATGGCGAGCATGGGCGAGATGTTGACGATCTCGATGGTAGGCATTTTCGATATACGTTATTACGCCGTTTTTATAGGTTATTTATTCAGTGCTATATTCCTATGTCACGTGATTTAGAACGATGGTTAGTCGATCATATTAAAGTTTCTCAAAAAAAAGTATCTCATATTTATAATGGAGTAGATGAAAAAAAATTTCATCCGAAAAAACAAAAAAGAAGCGATTTATTACCAAATTCCTTTCAAGACAGTGAGTTAATTGTTATTGGAACGGTCGGGAGGCAAGAGCCTGTAAAAGCCCCTGAAATGTTGCTTAATTCTTTTATTGAAATGATAAAATTATTTCCTGAAGAAAAGGAAACAATTAGATTGGTTTTTGTAGGGACGGGTTCGTTACATGAAAGATTAAAGTTAATTGCACAACAAAATGATGTCGATAAGCTTATTTGGTTTGCCGGTGATAGAAGTGATGTCGATCAATTATTACAACATTTCGATATCTTTGTTTTGCCTTCTTTAAACGAAGGCATCTCAAATACCATCCTTGAAGCTATGGCATCTGGATTGCCTGTAATAGCGACTAAAGTAGGCGGAAACACTGAATTGATTCTAGACAATCAGACGGGATTTTTGGTAGAGAAGCAAAATATTGGGACGATGGCTGAAAAAATTAAATTTTATCTGGACAATCCTGAAATTAGGATGCAGCATGGAAAGAATGCTAGAAGATTATGTGAAGAAAAATTCAGTCTAAATAGAATGGTAATGGACTATATGTCTTTATATGATCAAATAATAGAAAAATATGTCAAAAATTAG
- a CDS encoding sulfatase-like hydrolase/transferase, producing MPIGRAGVVEDLKRHNVYDQTTLVILGDHGESLFEDEFIGHGHAINDAQTHMPHIFAERSSAKRAHDGYHSRMGKFKVA from the coding sequence ATGCCGATTGGGCGGGCAGGTGTGGTCGAAGATCTAAAAAGACATAATGTCTACGATCAGACGACTTTGGTTATACTAGGAGATCACGGTGAATCATTATTTGAAGACGAATTTATCGGGCACGGCCATGCGATCAACGATGCGCAAACGCATATGCCTCACATATTCGCTGAAAGATCCTCAGCAAAAAGAGCGCATGACGGCTATCATTCGCGAATGGGAAAATTTAAAGTGGCATGA
- a CDS encoding glycosyltransferase family 39 protein, translated as MWRFHLARNPLTTMLVVFSIVIFFLSLILRLWLLDAWLPHYFIDENDVVEPSIVVFGGGIEPGGYGYGPLYSYLLALLHWVVSFFSRQSFVDYSINIFFDPTSYYILARTFNMTIHLATAGIVFYLAKLVFGWRTALVALPLLVFPFADLLTNYTVRVDSLLALLATATLLAAIKGYETEDLKWYLFAGVFFGLSVATKPLPAILILPTLALAHLLSQSRTLRSDESLKSNLHPKLLGKLVFKSLISKNLWYAGLAAFLAHTIANPYSLIKIKHFYWSQIRILSSEGGRGYGLGIDLTRYFGDLGVVFVIAGAASVFYILGYALVRRDARVAILLSYPVIYFLAFAFGSSREYWYIPIIFLIAVFLSKAIIDFADAFLNKDNMKSYFVFAALGAVLIQPVTILVSDAAFRQQGEQAHASLSSKKWIESHAPSGSRILIYGMAGYLPRVIDQRADVQAVFGEYFMYGRTKHQHYVDLYHVAHDTYLSMYQPTYLVTHINSNCLKDHDPKEDDLRQALDKNHYDLLVTYCDVQGLVAHNGEPIFFPYKPRRGGFNLWIYESPAPNRSMTNH; from the coding sequence ATGTGGCGCTTCCATCTTGCACGCAATCCATTGACAACCATGCTGGTTGTTTTTTCTATAGTAATATTTTTTCTTTCTCTGATACTGCGGCTATGGCTGTTGGATGCTTGGTTACCCCACTACTTTATCGATGAGAATGATGTAGTCGAACCGTCTATCGTAGTTTTCGGTGGAGGCATCGAACCTGGTGGTTATGGTTATGGCCCTCTTTATTCCTACCTCTTGGCCTTACTCCACTGGGTCGTTAGCTTTTTTTCCAGGCAGTCGTTTGTGGATTATTCCATCAATATTTTTTTTGATCCAACTTCTTACTATATACTGGCACGTACCTTCAACATGACTATCCACTTGGCCACGGCAGGGATTGTTTTTTATCTTGCCAAACTAGTCTTCGGATGGCGTACCGCACTGGTTGCTCTACCCTTACTCGTTTTTCCCTTCGCAGACTTACTGACAAATTATACAGTACGCGTTGATAGTCTGCTTGCGCTTCTAGCGACTGCTACTTTACTAGCTGCTATTAAAGGTTACGAAACAGAAGATTTAAAGTGGTATTTATTTGCGGGCGTGTTTTTTGGTCTATCTGTTGCCACCAAACCCTTACCCGCAATACTTATACTACCCACATTAGCTCTTGCACATTTACTGAGCCAGTCCCGTACCCTCCGATCTGATGAGTCTTTGAAATCAAATTTACATCCAAAATTGCTTGGCAAATTAGTCTTCAAATCGCTGATCTCAAAGAACCTTTGGTACGCCGGTCTTGCGGCATTCCTGGCCCATACCATAGCCAATCCGTATTCGTTAATTAAGATCAAACATTTTTATTGGAGTCAAATTAGGATTTTATCAAGTGAAGGCGGACGCGGATATGGCTTGGGTATAGATTTGACCCGTTATTTTGGTGATCTTGGTGTGGTCTTCGTCATTGCTGGAGCAGCGAGCGTATTCTACATATTGGGCTATGCTTTGGTCAGGCGAGATGCACGAGTTGCTATTCTATTAAGCTACCCAGTTATCTATTTCCTGGCCTTTGCCTTTGGCTCTTCCCGCGAGTACTGGTACATACCGATCATTTTCTTAATTGCAGTTTTTCTGTCTAAAGCGATTATTGACTTCGCGGATGCCTTTTTAAATAAAGACAACATGAAATCATATTTTGTGTTTGCAGCACTGGGAGCTGTATTAATCCAACCTGTTACCATACTCGTCTCGGATGCAGCGTTTCGCCAACAAGGTGAACAGGCACATGCAAGCTTGTCCAGCAAAAAATGGATTGAGTCTCATGCGCCGAGTGGTTCCCGAATTCTAATCTATGGAATGGCCGGATATTTGCCTCGGGTTATAGACCAAAGAGCTGACGTTCAAGCAGTATTTGGTGAATATTTTATGTATGGACGTACCAAGCACCAACACTATGTGGACTTATATCATGTAGCCCACGACACCTACCTTTCGATGTATCAACCTACCTATTTAGTAACGCACATCAACTCAAACTGCCTGAAGGATCATGACCCGAAGGAAGATGACCTCAGGCAAGCGCTTGATAAAAATCATTATGACTTGTTGGTGACCTATTGTGATGTGCAAGGCTTGGTCGCTCATAATGGTGAGCCAATATTTTTTCCTTACAAACCCCGCAGGGGTGGCTTCAATCTATGGATTTACGAATCTCCTGCCCCCAATAGAAGCATGACCAATCATTAA
- the rffA gene encoding dTDP-4-amino-4,6-dideoxygalactose transaminase: MKIPFNKPYMTGRELWYIAQAHTMGHLSGDGSFTKKCHAWLEQKTGTRKALLTHSCTAALEMAAILADIQPGDEVIMPSYTFVSTANAFVLRGAVPVFVDIRPDTLNIDETLIEAAITPRTKAIVPVHYAGVGCEMDAIMEIAERHDLLVIEDAAQGIMSTYKGRPLGTIGHLGAYSFHETKNIISGEGGALLVNDMRFVERAEIIREKGTNRSQFFRGQVDKYTWVDAGSSYLPGEVIAAFLWAQMEEAEEITHKRLAIWDRYHEALAPMEASGNLRRPIIPAECRHNAHMYYVLLESLEQRTETIVRLKEQEIYAVFHYVPLHSSPAGLRYGRAVGDMHNTSELSDRLLRLPLWIGMEPGLDKVIDSIGLAYH; encoded by the coding sequence ATGAAAATCCCCTTCAACAAACCTTACATGACCGGCCGCGAGCTTTGGTATATCGCTCAAGCGCATACGATGGGGCATCTATCCGGCGACGGCAGTTTCACCAAAAAATGCCATGCTTGGTTGGAGCAGAAAACCGGCACTCGGAAAGCGTTGTTGACACATTCGTGTACAGCGGCATTGGAAATGGCAGCGATTCTGGCAGATATTCAGCCGGGCGATGAAGTGATCATGCCGTCCTACACTTTCGTCTCGACTGCTAATGCCTTCGTTTTACGCGGCGCGGTGCCGGTATTTGTCGATATTCGTCCGGACACGCTGAATATCGACGAAACGCTAATAGAAGCGGCCATTACGCCGCGCACCAAAGCGATCGTTCCTGTGCATTATGCCGGTGTCGGTTGCGAAATGGACGCGATTATGGAGATTGCCGAACGGCATGATTTATTAGTCATCGAGGATGCCGCGCAAGGTATCATGTCGACCTACAAGGGAAGACCGCTCGGTACGATCGGGCATTTGGGCGCTTACTCGTTTCATGAAACCAAGAACATCATTTCCGGCGAAGGTGGCGCACTGTTGGTCAATGATATGCGTTTCGTCGAGCGCGCCGAGATCATCAGAGAAAAAGGTACGAACCGCAGTCAATTCTTTCGAGGCCAAGTCGACAAATACACTTGGGTCGATGCCGGCTCATCTTATTTGCCGGGCGAGGTCATCGCTGCCTTTTTATGGGCGCAAATGGAAGAGGCAGAAGAAATTACGCATAAACGCTTGGCGATTTGGGACCGTTATCACGAAGCACTGGCCCCAATGGAGGCGTCCGGCAATCTGCGCCGCCCGATAATCCCGGCAGAATGCCGTCATAATGCCCACATGTACTATGTTCTTCTCGAATCCCTGGAGCAACGCACCGAGACAATCGTCCGATTAAAAGAGCAAGAAATCTATGCGGTATTTCATTACGTGCCGCTGCACAGTTCGCCGGCCGGTTTACGATATGGGCGAGCGGTTGGCGATATGCATAATACCAGCGAACTGTCGGATCGATTGTTGCGTTTGCCGTTATGGATAGGCATGGAGCCAGGGCTCGATAAGGTCATTGATTCAATCGGTTTGGCCTATCACTGA
- a CDS encoding lysylphosphatidylglycerol synthase transmembrane domain-containing protein — protein sequence MKFLITALKIVITTAFFLLLFQIFNVKIASLVTEIKDWRYLAAAASMPLTIIPFISINRWKLFLRVSGIVESFFTLWHINLKALFQGLIIPSTQGFDVLRIFYIDQRHPKHRGRAGSTVFIERMIGFVLLCLLSIVAIMSVAKLRDFQPLFLTIIAITVAVFLGLGLILSKTLHGFYTGYNFKNKIITRLFNYIETFHGAIVYFPYRKVLPLSLVWIAAFQLATVFTIYLVFCAYGYDIPFVQHVAIYPVIAILSMVPITIGGFGVREGFFVYFYALVGVPPSVAMGVSIVQYIILILVPATLGGMLILWEIITRRAVDISK from the coding sequence ATGAAATTTTTAATAACGGCTCTAAAAATTGTTATAACTACCGCTTTTTTTTTACTACTTTTTCAAATATTTAACGTCAAGATAGCTTCCCTCGTTACAGAAATAAAAGACTGGCGTTATCTTGCGGCAGCTGCCAGCATGCCTTTAACTATAATTCCATTTATATCAATAAATCGCTGGAAATTATTTTTAAGAGTTTCAGGTATTGTAGAAAGCTTTTTTACTTTATGGCATATCAATTTAAAAGCGCTGTTTCAAGGGCTAATAATTCCATCGACGCAAGGTTTTGATGTGCTTAGGATATTTTATATCGATCAACGTCATCCAAAACATCGAGGCCGGGCGGGAAGTACGGTTTTTATTGAGCGTATGATTGGGTTTGTTTTACTTTGTTTGCTGAGTATCGTTGCAATAATGTCTGTGGCGAAATTACGCGATTTTCAGCCATTATTTTTGACGATTATTGCAATTACTGTCGCGGTATTTCTTGGGCTAGGCCTAATTTTAAGTAAGACCTTGCACGGGTTCTATACTGGATATAATTTCAAAAACAAGATAATTACCCGTCTCTTTAACTATATCGAAACGTTTCACGGAGCCATTGTGTACTTTCCATATAGGAAGGTATTACCTTTATCTCTTGTTTGGATCGCCGCTTTTCAGCTTGCTACAGTTTTTACCATTTATCTTGTATTTTGTGCTTATGGTTACGATATCCCTTTCGTTCAACATGTTGCAATCTATCCTGTCATAGCAATCTTGAGTATGGTGCCGATAACAATCGGCGGATTTGGTGTACGCGAAGGATTTTTTGTCTATTTTTATGCTCTTGTAGGTGTACCTCCTTCCGTTGCCATGGGCGTATCGATCGTTCAATACATTATATTAATTCTTGTTCCTGCGACCTTAGGGGGGATGTTGATTTTATGGGAAATTATTACTCGTAGAGCAGTTGATATTTCAAAATAG
- a CDS encoding class I SAM-dependent methyltransferase translates to MIEHEKNRLDKIAGFYHSSEAAEAVDHFHLYLRDVTIPEDGGRSALELGCGSGRWTSVLCERYQEVDVVDAAADLVEQVVSAFKGKRAVIHGHVSLIEDFLKSTSRTWQHVYLTMLLEHVEDPIDILTKARKACDQDGSIFVAVPNASSIHRVIAKRAGLIGDIDELSTSDLKVGHRRVYTLDLLKDHLIEAGFSITEVIPLGLKPITHQQMRALPDSILWALCQSGDLVPENPAYWVVRAKA, encoded by the coding sequence ATGATTGAACACGAAAAAAATCGTTTGGATAAAATCGCCGGTTTTTATCATTCGTCCGAGGCAGCAGAGGCAGTGGATCATTTTCATCTTTATTTAAGAGATGTTACGATTCCTGAAGATGGCGGGCGTTCGGCACTTGAGCTAGGCTGCGGCAGTGGTCGATGGACTAGTGTTTTATGTGAACGTTATCAGGAAGTTGATGTCGTCGATGCTGCCGCAGATCTCGTTGAACAAGTTGTCTCTGCATTCAAGGGAAAGAGGGCTGTGATTCATGGGCATGTGAGCCTGATCGAGGATTTCTTAAAATCAACAAGCCGGACTTGGCAACATGTATACCTAACAATGTTGCTTGAACATGTGGAAGACCCCATTGATATTCTTACCAAGGCAAGAAAAGCCTGCGATCAGGATGGTTCCATTTTTGTCGCTGTCCCAAATGCCTCGTCAATTCATCGCGTTATCGCCAAACGAGCTGGATTGATTGGAGATATTGATGAGTTGTCTACAAGCGATTTGAAAGTTGGGCACAGACGAGTTTATACACTGGATTTGCTGAAGGATCACTTGATAGAAGCCGGTTTTTCGATTACGGAGGTGATACCGCTGGGCTTAAAGCCGATTACACATCAGCAAATGCGGGCCTTGCCCGATTCAATTCTTTGGGCGCTTTGCCAGTCGGGCGACTTGGTGCCGGAAAATCCGGCTTATTGGGTCGTTAGGGCTAAGGCGTGA